Proteins found in one Halictus rubicundus isolate RS-2024b unplaced genomic scaffold, iyHalRubi1_principal scaffold0215, whole genome shotgun sequence genomic segment:
- the LOC143364035 gene encoding uncharacterized protein LOC143364035, with protein sequence MPQTFSDVVVAQEEIAGRIKNCIINTDKLGAAKLSAVVLQKRIELLESYWRNFTANHNAMRPMPDYAASNYRKRGLYDEVEEAYIQNSSELVERLENLKPVASAIPAEAESHECNAGPRLPTLTIEKFSGDLLRWEEFRDSFRATIHNSKRLQDVQRLQYLKASLTGAAAKVIARTSLTDANYSTAWAALERRYGGIRVLTTAHLGRLLDCPAVKRASTEELTRVLDEFCQARDALAALKKPVDTWDDWFVTLLVRKLDSTTRLDWEKMFPDPTIMPSFVEIRDFLESRIHALASTQEPMCSSTPTKREETRKPEQRTAMTVQMTKGPSAKASNVRKCPLCSDNHQLGHCGQFKTFSASERKEFVYRNKLCVSCFSGTHLLAACTSSYRCMVCGGHHHTSLHEAFRKSEAPAQPSTSSVNTFRSNRVVLLATARVQLKSPNGRSVSARALLDPGSEMSFVTDDVVQALRLPRRNVEVHLTGYQEINVGTVRHEVSVLLASSRDSKFRLALNALVTRKITAPTPAVEINDEKWTHLHGLPLADEDFRSPNRVELLLGADACGHLLLENRIGPMGTPPIVRTPFGWAPMGTTSSTTDHSAGPRVRSLLVQPARDLRDDWQRFWELEEVPTSAISTPQDEACEKYFKDTHRRDQDGRYVVRLPFVATPGTDVGVPRSAAVRLLLSSERRRERDETLRQKYSEFLEEYERLGHMEFVSRHSTGGGENYLPHHAVWREKPSGNKIRVVFNGSYVSGRGSAINDYLAAGPKLQTDLWAVITRWRFHRHAFSTDIVKMFRQIKVHPEDRDWQRIVWRNDPSEEVRDFRLTTVTYGTTSAPYLASRVLHQLADDEKARFPRGAAILRANSYVDDILAGGDDIDDTEEARRQLTDILTAGGFPLDKWATNYLSSSSGLIQLLQGHQEAGALGLKWSTVNDTLSLAAPKLRTATSGQPWTKRSVLSETARLFDPLGWLSPISIAAKILLQDLWLSGLLWDEPLSELFSERWKQIRFEMERTDRITVPRWIGYRAATSDNIELHGFSDASERAYSAAVFIRVPVTGARAETHLLMAKTKVAPTKPQSIPRLELCGALLLARLLRAVGDSMRPHSVTMHAWTDASVVLAWVRSHASRWKPVTVTTTMARKTKSGDHPSLRAVFESPWDPLRFSSALRLVRVTAYMRRFANNARSIGTPQHGFLTATEIDEAWVSVHRMSQADDFGDELAEMEKDRQGVLRVGGRLDHAAVSFDQRHPVIVDRQSPLAPLLIRSAHLRTLHGGVNLTRATLRLRHWIPRDKTLVKRVVKGCVTCTRLQGRTSNQQMGMLPAQRVQPARAFSVSGVDYAGPIPMLMTRARGQRTTKGYVVVFVCLCTKAVHLDVVSDLSSASFIAAFKRFVARRGRCHQMLSDNATTFRGADQLLKRMFNAASTFYKETAELLAADGTEWRFIPPYSPHFGGLWEAAVKSAKRHLRRTIGEQQLTFEELSTLLCQVEAFPEPGDEITYDAGRRRWNLVSRLLEGFWQRWRTEYLSQLQTLPKWQRARENLAVGAVVLLKDDLAPPTKWPLGRVVEVHRGSDGRVRVAVVKTATRTTTRAIQRLVPLISSEHSTGEET encoded by the exons ATGCCGCAAACGTTCAGCGATGTAGTGGTCGCTCAGGAGGAGATCGCTGGCCGCATCAAGAACTGCATCATCAATACCGACAAATTGGGGGCAGCGAAACTCTCCGCGGTCGTATTGCAGAAAAGAATCGAGTTGCTGGAGAGTTACTGGCGCAACTTCACCGCAAATCATAACGCTATGAGACCGATGCCAGATTACGCCGCCAGTAACTACAGGAAGAGAGGCCTATACGACGAAGTCGAGGAAGCCTACATCCAGAACTCCTCTGAATTGGTGGAGAGGCTAGAAAATCTGAAGCCCGTCGCCTCAGCAATTCCGGCTGAAGCCGAGTCTCACGAGTGCAACGCCGGACCCAGATTGCCGACTCTGACCATCGAGAAATTTTCGGGCGATCTCCTACGGTGGGAGGAgtttcgcgattcgtttcgcgctACGATCCACAATTCGAAACGATTGCAGGACGTCCAACGCCTACAATATTTGAAGGCGAGCCTCACCGGTGCGGCTGCGAAGGTTATCGCGCGTACATCCCTGACGGATGCGAACTATTCGACGGCGTGGGCGGCACTCGAACGTCGTTATGGAGGCATCCGTGTTCTGACCACCGCTCACCTCGGAAGACTTTTGGACTGCCCGGCAGTGAAACGAGCTTCGACGGAGGAATTGACCAGAGTCCTCGACGAGTTCTGCCAAGCTCGAGATGCTCTGGCCGCGCTTAAAAAACCAGTCGACACATGGGACGACTGGTTCGTGACACTCCTCGTCAGGAAGCTGGACTCGACGACGCGCCTGGACTGGGAGAAGATGTTCCCGGACCCGACGATCATGCCGTCCTTCGTGGAGATTCGAGATTTCCTCGAATCACGCATCCATGCCTTGGCCTCGACCCAAGAGCCGATGTGTTCGTCAACACCGACCAAGCGAGAGGAGACGCGAAAACCCGAACAAAGGACGGCCATGACCGTGCAAATGACCAAAGGGCCATCCGCGAAGGCCAGCAACGTTCGGAAGTGCCCGCTGTGTTCGGACAATCACCAGCTAGGGCACTGCGGTCAGTTCAAAACCTTTAGCGCGTCGGAACGCAAGGAATTTGTGTACCGAAATAAACTGTGCGTTTCGTGTTTCTCGGGAACCCACTTGCTCGCGGCGTGCACGTCTTCCTACCGGTGTATGGTGTGCGGCGGTCATCACCACACCTCGCTTCACGAGGCGTTCCGGAAGAGCGAAGCTCCCGCGCAGCCAAGCACAAGTTCGGTGAACACGTTCAGGTCGAATCGCGTTGTTTTACTGGCCACCGCGCGCGTCCAGTTGAAGTCCCCGAACGGTCGCAGTGTCTCCGCTCGCGCGTTACTCGACCCCGGGTCCGAAATGTCATTCGTGACGGACGATGTCGTGCAAGCGTTACGTCTTCCGCGCCGGAACGTGGAGGTTCATTTGACCGGATACCAGGAGATAAACGTGGGCACGGTACGTCACGAAGTGTCCGTGTTACTCGCGTCTAGTCGCGACTCCAAGTTCCGACTCGCGTTAAACGCGCTGGTGACGCGAAAAATTACCGCTCCGACTCCAGCGGTAGAAATTAACGACGAGAAGTGGACTCACCTCCACGGACTTCCGTTAGCCGACGAGGACTTCCGCTCTCCGAACAGGGTGGAATTACTTCTCGGGGCAGATGCGTGTGGTCACCTCCTCCTCGAGAATCGAATCGGACCAATGGGCACTCCTCcaattgttcgaacgcccttcggcTGGGCGCCGATGGGCACAACCTCATCCACAACGGACCACAGCGCTGGACCTCGGGTGCGATCCTTGCTGGTTCAGCCTGCACGAGACCTCCGAGACGATTGGCAGAGGTTCTGGGAGCTGGAAGAAGTACCAACTAGTGCAATAAGCACGCCTCAGGACGAAGCATGCGAAAAGTACTTCAAGGATACGCACCGCAGAGATCAGGATGGACGCTACGTTGTGCGCTTACCGTTCGTTGCCACCCCAGGCACCGATGTCGGAGTTCCGCGATCGGCTGCAGTGCGCTTGCTCTTATCGTCCGAAAGGAGACGAGAAAGGGACGAGACGCTCCGACAGAAATACTCCGAATTTCTGGAGGAGTACGAACGGCTCGGGCACATGGAGTTCGTCTCGCGGCACTCGACTGGCGGGGGGGAGAATTACCTTCCGCATCACGCCGTGTGGCGGGAAAAACCTTCCGGAAACAAAATAAGAGTAGTTTTTAATGGTTCCTACGTTTCAGGCAGAGGCAGTGCCATTAACGATTACCTGGCCGCCGGACCGAAGCTCCAAACTGACCTCTGGGCCGTAATAACGAGGTGGCGATTCCATCGGCATGCCTTTTCGAcggacattgtaaaaatgtttcgccagATCAAGGTGCACCCAGAGGACAGAGACTGGCAGAGGATCGTCTGGAGGAACGATCCAAGCGAGGAAGTACGGGACTTCCGTTTGACGACGGTGACCTACGGCACGACGTCGGCTCCGTACCTCGCCTCGAGAGTACTGCATCAACTTGCCGACGACGAGAAGGCTCGATTTCCGCGGGGTGCAGCGATTCTCCGAGCGAATTCGTATGTCGATGACATTCTGGCCGGAGGAGATGACATCGACGACACCGAGGAGGCTCGACGTCAACTCACGGACATCCTGACGGCGGGCGGATTCCCGCTGGATAAGTGGGCGACCAATTATTTGTCGTCGAGCTCCGGTCTCATTCAATTGTTGCAgggtcaccaagaggcaggagcgCTGGGACTCAAATGGAGCACGGTGAACGACACTCTGTCTCTTGCGGCTCCGAAGCTCAGGACTGCCACATCAGGTCAACCATGGACCAAACGATCGGTTTTGTCTGAGACGGCCAGGCTTTTCGATCCACTGGGGTGGCTGTCTCCGATCAGCATTGCTGCGAAGATCCTGCTGCAGGACCTCTGGTTGTCCGGATTGTTGTGGGACGAGCCGCTGTCCGAGCTGTTTTCCGAGCGATGGAAGCAAATTCGATTCGAGATGGAGAGGACCGATCGAATCACAGTTCCGAGATGGATTGGCTATCGTGCGGCGACCAGCGACAATATAGAGCTGCACGGATTCAGCGACGCGTCAGAAAGGGCATACTCCGCAGCCGTCTTCATAAGGGTGCCAGTTACCGGTGCAAGGGCCGAGACGCACTTACTGATGGCGAAGACCAAGGTCGCTCCAACCAAACCACAGAGCATTCCTAGGCTGGAGCTGTGCGGTGCTCTACTGCTGGCCCGATTGCTGAGAGCAGTAGGAGATTCGATGCGGCCTCACAGCGTGACTATGCATGCgtggaccgatgcatcggtcgtcCTAGCCTGGGTGAGGTCTCATGCTTCCAGGTGGAAACC agtgacggtgacgacgacgatggcaAGGAAGACGAAGTCCGGCGACCATCCCAGTCTGCGAGCCGTCTTCGAATCGCCCTGGGACCCTCTCCGATTCTCGTCAGCGTTGAGGCTGGTCCGAGTGACCGCGTATATGCGACGATTCGCAAACAACGCTCGATCCATCGGTACACCGCAGCACGGGTTCCTGACAGCCACTGAGATCGACGAGGCGTGGGTGAGCGTCCACCGAATGAGCCAAGCTGACGACTTTGGCGACGAACTCGCGGAAATGGAGAAGG ATCGTCAAGGTGTCTTACGAGTGGGAGGACGACTGGACCACGCAGCAGTTTCATTCGACCAGAGACATCCTGTGATCGTCGACCGACAGTCTCCGTTGGCACCATTGCTGATCCGGTCAGCTCACCTTCGGACGCTCCATGGGGGAGTGAACTTGACGCGGGCGACGCTCAGGCTCCGCCACTGGATTCCGCGAGACAAGACGCTGGTGAAACGGGTCGTAAAAGGCTGCGTTACCTGCACTCGGCTCCAAGGGCGCACCAGCAACCAGCAAATGGGAATGCTGCCTGCCCAGCGAGTGCAACCAGCAAGGGCATTCTCGGTCAGCGGAGTCGATTATGCTGGTCCGATTCCGATGCTCATGACGAGAGCAAGGGGACAGCGGACCACCAAGGGATACGTCGTCGTTTTCGTGTGCCTGTGCACGAAGGCGGTCCACTTAGATGTCGTGTCCGATTTGTCCTCTGCCTCCTTCATCGCAGCTTTCAAACGCTTCGTAGCTAGACGCGGAAGATGTCACCAGATGCTGAGTGACAACGCTACGACGTTCAGAGGTGCCGATCAGCTTCTGAAGCGCATGTTCAACGCTGCATCGACCTTTTACAAGGAAACGGCGGAATTGCTGGCCGCCGACGGAACGGAATGGAGGTTCATACCGCCGTATTCTCCTCATTTCGGCGGTctgtgggaagcggccgtgaaatccgCGAAGAGGCATCTACGACGCACAATAGGGGAACAACAGCTCACCTTCGAGGAGCTTTCCACCTTGCTGTGTCAAGTGGAAGCTT